In Elaeis guineensis isolate ETL-2024a chromosome 1, EG11, whole genome shotgun sequence, a genomic segment contains:
- the LOC105034752 gene encoding cytochrome b561 and DOMON domain-containing protein At3g25290, with protein MASTLVFLLSLLLLPLPSFSQSCTSQTFSNNRLFATCNNLPHLSAALHWTYDTGNSTLSIAFVAPPSRPGGWVAWALNPTGSGMVGAQAVVGLRQSSGGSLVAKTFNISAYGPVTPSRIAFETWGLEAEEDAGGLMTLFATVKLPRGVAKMNQAWQVGPSSTGGIPDKHDFGMGNLNAKGTLDVVSGQSSGGTDSRLKEKNIHGILNTVSWGILLPIGAIIARYLKAFKSLDSAWFYLHVLCQLTGYALGVTGWAIGLNLGKKSKGVQYTTHRNLGIALFSLATLQITALFLRPKKDHKYRVYWNRYHQIVGMAVVILGIINVFRGLEILSPARKWKDAYIVVLCVLGVITLMLEVTTCFIARRRKLDSSDSTKKYNGSGAAKDQRGFQQPLSA; from the exons ATGGCATCAACTCTagtttttctcctctctctcctcctcctcccccttccATCCTTCTCCCAGAGCTGCACCTCTCAGACCTTCTCCAATAACCGGCTTTTCGCCACCTGCAACAACCTCCCCCACCTCTCTGCTGCCCTCCACTGGACCTACGACACTGGCAACTCCACGCTTTCCATCGCCTTCGTCGCCCCACCATCGCGCCCCGGTGGCTGGGTGGCGTGGGCCCTCAACCCCACCGGCTCCGGCATGGTGGGGGCCCAGGCGGTGGTCGGCCTCCGCCAGTCCTCCGGCGGCTCCCTCGTCGCCAAGACTTTCAACATCTCTGCTTATGGCCCCGTCACGCCTTCGCGCATCGCCTTCGAGACGTGGGGGCTCGAGGCCGAGGAGGACGCCGGCGGCCTGATGACGTTGTTCGCCACCGTCAAGCTGCCACGTGGCGTGGCGAAGATGAACCAGGCGTGGCAGGTGGGGCCGAGCTCTACTGGTGGCATCCCTGACAAGCATGACTTTGGGATGGGGAATTTGAACGCCAAGGGGACGCTGGATGTGGTCAGCGGGCAGAGCTCGGGAGGAACGGATTCCAGGTTGAAGGAAAAGAAT ATACATGGCATACTAAATACTGTGAGTTGGGGAATTTTGCTACCAATTGGAGCAATAATTGCAAGGTATCTGAAGGCATTCAAGTCCTTAGACTCAGCTTGGTTCTACCTTCATGTGTTGTGTCAACTCACTGGTTATGCTTTGGGAGTCACTGGCTGGGCAATTGGTCTTAATCTCGGAAAAAAGTCCAAGGGAGTTCAGTACACTACTCACCGGAACTTGGGCATCGCCCTCTTCTCCCTGGCCACCTTACAG ATCACTGCACTGTTCCTGAGGCCAAAGAAGGATCACAAATACCGCGTCTACTGGAATCGATACCATCAGATAGTAGGAATGGCTGTTGTTATACTGGGCATCATCAATGTGTTCAGAGGCCTAGAAATTTTGAGTCCTGCTCGGAAGTGGAAGGATGCTTATATTGTTGTGCTTTGTGTCTTGGGTGTTATTACATTGATGCTGGAAGTCACCACCTGCTTCATAGCTCGGAGGAGAAAGCTTGATAGCTCAGACTCCACCAAGAAGTACAATGGCTCCGGTGCTGCTAAGGATCAGCGTGGCTTCCAACAACCACTCTCAGCTTGA